The DNA region TGCCGCTTTGTTGCAAGCGGGAGTCATTCCGCCAACTACTTTGGGGGTATTGTGGGTTTTATATGTTTCATTGCCGGGATCCACGCGCTCTGGAGAGAAACCTACAAATACGCTTTCTCCCACTTTTAAGCCAGCTTTTTCAAGCTCTGGGACAATAATCTCGCGAGTAGTGCCTGGATAGGTAGTGCTTTCTAAAACCACCAGTGATCCGGGTTGCAAATGAGGTGCCATCGCCCTGGTGCTTTTTGTGATGTATGATGTATCAGGTTGATGGTACAAATCCAATGGGGTCGGAACGGCAATTAGCACTACATTAACTTCTTTCATGCGAGTATAATCTGATGTGGCGCTAAGCTTATTATCTTTTACAACTTTTAGTAAATCCTCATCGGCTACATCGCCAATATAGTTCTTTCCTTCATTTACATGTTTAATGGCGTATTCACTTACTTCAAAACCAAGAACTTCAAAACCCTTCTTGGCGATAGTAACTGCCATGGGTAAGCCCACATAGCCAAGCCCCACTACTCCTATTTTTACACTTTTGTCCTTAATTGAGTTCAATAATGGCATATAACCTCCACTTCGTTAGTTTGAGACACATTTTTAGGGATATCCATATCTGTAAAGTGTTTTCTGATAGAGGTTCGGCTTTAGGTAATTCTATCATGGGAGCATAGTTATTATGCCTTATCGAAGAGCATAGTCACATAAATTTCCCAGATAGCATTGAACTTAAGAAAAATGCTGGACATATCAAACAGCATCCAAAAAATGGTGTTGACTTAGATTATATAAATGAACAATGGAGTAATAAATGAAACCAGAAATTGTTAGCCCCCGCCGAGAGAAGCTCTTAAGCTCCCTTAATGATCAGGATGCCGTTATTCTATTTGCCGCATTGGAAGCAAAGCTCGAGAAATTCAAACAAGAGAATAACTTTCTGTATCTTACAGGTTTAAGCATTCCCAATGCAATCTATTTGGGCTATAAAAGCAGTAAGGGAAACATGGAATATCTTTTTATTCAACGCTCAGACCCAGAGCGAGAGGTTTGGGAAGGCAAGAAACTGAGTATAGAAGAAGCAAAAGAGCAAAGTGGAATATCTCGTGTTTTGTATCTGGACGAATTCGATAACATGCTTACAGCCTATGCCCCTGCTATTAACCGCATATTCACAAATATTGGTCATCAAGCACTTGATGCACCGCTTTCTTATGCGATGTTTCGTTTGCAACCTGTTCGAGAGCGCTATCCGCAAATAGCTATCCTATGCATCACCCAAATAATCACACCGCTACGCAAGATTAAAAGCGAATGGGAAATAATGCAATTACAAAAAGCGATTGATGTTACCGGTAAAGGCATTATGGATATCTGGGAAAACGCTAAGCCCGGCATGATGGAGTATGAATTGGAGGCGATGCTCTTTTATCGGATACAAAGAAGCGGATTGAAGCACTGGGGCTTTGCTCCCATTATAGCTACGGGCATAAACGCTGCTACTCTTCACTACGAGAAAAATGAATGTCAGATAGCTTCCAATGATCTTGTATTGATGGATGTGGGTGCTTCCAATATGAATTATTCTGCCGATATCAGCCGTACTTTTCCTATTAGTGGCACTTTCAGCCGGCGTCAAGCAGATGTGTATAACGCCGTATTGCGGGTTCAAAAGCATATTATCGGCATGATCCGACCCGGAAGAACTCTTGGCGAATTGCAATCAAAAACTCGAGAACTTATTGCAAAGGAACTTATGGAACTTGGTTTAATAGAAGATGCTTCTCAGCTTATGAAATACTATATGCACGGCGTAAGTCACTTTCTGGGAATGGATACCCATGATGTAGGAGGCAGAGAAAGCATGCTTGAACCCGGTAATGTAATCACCGTAGAACCGGGAATATATATTCCTGAAGAAAGTATTGGTGTAAGAATAGAAGATGATGTATTGGTTACAAAAGAAGGGTATTGCGTGCTAAGTCAGAACATTCCCAAAGAGATATCTGAATTGGAAGATATACTTAAGGCACGGGCATGAAAGCAATTTATCCCGGTACTTTCGATCCAATTACTTTAGGACACCTAAACATCTTAGAAAAAGCATCACGCATGTTTGATGCAGTTATCTTGGCAGTAGCAGATTATACGGCAAAGCCAAATTATTTCAGCTTAGAAGAGCGGGTGCATCTTTGTCGGGAATCTAGTAAGCATTTGCATAATGTGGAAGTGCTGAGTTTTTCCGGAATGGTGGTGGATTTTGCAGAGCATCAAGGTAGTAGAATAATGATTCGAGGTCTGCGGGCAGTGTCGGATTTTGAGTATGAGCTTTCATTGGCTCTTACCAATACAAAGCTTAAACCGGAGATAGAGACACTGTTTTTGGTGCCAAGTTTAAGATATATGTATCTTTCTTCTTCGATGATACGCCAACTTGCAGAATTGCGGGCAGAACTAAAAGACTTTGTGCCTTCAGTCGTGGCAGAAGCGCTTAAGCAGAAGTTTCATTAAAAGGAAATATCATGCCTAAGAAAAAGACAAATTCAGATCAAATATCGGTATCTGAACGCAAACTTCCAGCAGATATAAACGCTGAAGCGGCAGTGCTTTCGGCAATGATTATAGATGCCGATGTGGTTAGTAAAGGCATAGAAAAACTACAAGAAAACTACTTCTCCAGACAAACTCATAGAATAATATTTAGAGCCATCTGTGAGCTTTTTAACGATGGGATTGAAGTGGATGTTCTAACTTTAATCAATCGCCTTGAACGCAATAACTACTTGGAAAAAGTAGGGGGTATTCCTACCCTTAACGAATTAGCCGATATTGTAGTGTCCAGTGCAAATTTTGAATATCATCTCAATATCGTAACCGAACAAGCATTATTGCGGCACCTAATTGTTGCCTGCAATGGAATTATAGAA from Candidatus Cloacimonadota bacterium includes:
- a CDS encoding aminopeptidase P N-terminal domain-containing protein, which codes for MKPEIVSPRREKLLSSLNDQDAVILFAALEAKLEKFKQENNFLYLTGLSIPNAIYLGYKSSKGNMEYLFIQRSDPEREVWEGKKLSIEEAKEQSGISRVLYLDEFDNMLTAYAPAINRIFTNIGHQALDAPLSYAMFRLQPVRERYPQIAILCITQIITPLRKIKSEWEIMQLQKAIDVTGKGIMDIWENAKPGMMEYELEAMLFYRIQRSGLKHWGFAPIIATGINAATLHYEKNECQIASNDLVLMDVGASNMNYSADISRTFPISGTFSRRQADVYNAVLRVQKHIIGMIRPGRTLGELQSKTRELIAKELMELGLIEDASQLMKYYMHGVSHFLGMDTHDVGGRESMLEPGNVITVEPGIYIPEESIGVRIEDDVLVTKEGYCVLSQNIPKEISELEDILKARA
- the coaD gene encoding pantetheine-phosphate adenylyltransferase: MKAIYPGTFDPITLGHLNILEKASRMFDAVILAVADYTAKPNYFSLEERVHLCRESSKHLHNVEVLSFSGMVVDFAEHQGSRIMIRGLRAVSDFEYELSLALTNTKLKPEIETLFLVPSLRYMYLSSSMIRQLAELRAELKDFVPSVVAEALKQKFH